The genomic region GCATCGGCGAGCTGATCGGCCCGGGCGGTAAGAACATCAAGAAAATTCAGGAAACTTACAAGGTGGAGATAAATATTGGCGAGGACGGCAAGGTTGATATCGCTTCGTCTGACGGCGGTTCGCTGCGCGCGGCCAAAGACCATATCGCCGCGATGATGCGCGAGGTCGAAGTTGGCGAGGTTTTTGAGAACGCCAAAGTCGTAAAAATTATCGAGATCGGCGCGTTTGTCGAGGTGGCGCCCGGCAAGCAGGGTTTGGTGCATATTTCCGAGATCGCGCCGCAGCGCATCGCGGCGGTAACCGATGTGCTTTCGGAAGGCCAGACGGTTAAAGTAAAATGCGTCAAGATCGACGAGCGCGGCCGTTACAATTTTACGATCAAGAACGCCTGATCTTTTGCGGACGTGGATAAAACGGTTAAAATTAAAAAATTGCCCAGCGGCCTGACCGTCTTGGTCGAAGAAATGCCGGTGCGTTCGGCGGCAGTCGGTATTTTGACCGGCTTTGGCTCCAAGCACGAGAGAGATTTTCCGGGCGGTATCGCGCATTATATCGAACACATGCTTTTCAAAGGCACGTTGCGCCGCAGCAAGGCGGACATTGCCGAGCAGATCGACGCGGTGGGCGGCCGCATCAACGCGCATACCGGCAAAGAATACACGATGTATTTTTCAGTCGTGCTGGACAAATATTTTGAGCTGGCGCTCGATGTGCTGTCCGACATGTATCTCAACAGCGCTTTTGACGAAGCGGAAATTGAGCTGGAGCGCAACGTCATTTTGGAAGAAATCAACATGTACGAAGATTCGCCAGACGAAAAAATCCACGATCTGGCCTGCCAGAATATCTGGAACGGCCATATTCTCGGCAATCCGATTATCGGCACAGAAAAATCGGTGAGTAGAATTTCCCGCGCCGATATTTTGAATTGTTTGAAGGGTTTTTACATGCCGGACAATACTATTATTGCGGTAGCCGGCCGCGTTACGGCGGAGGAAGTTTTCCGGATGATCGAGGCCAAATTCGACGGTTTTCGCGGCAAACGTCAGGACTATGCGGAGGAGCCGGTCAAGATCGTCCCCGGCGTGAAGATCGTCAAAAAAGACACCGAGCAGGTGCATCTCTGCCTTTCTACGCGCGGCGTGTCTTACCAGAGCGCCGATCGCATGGCTCTCTCGCTCCTGTCCTCGGTGCTGGGCGGCAGCATGTCCTCACGCCTTTTCCAAAACATCCGTGAGAAAAAAGGTTTGGTTTATTCCATTTACACGTATCCCACTTTTTATTTACGCACCGGACTTTTTACTTTGTACGCTGGCACGCAGCTCAAGAATGCGCGGCAGGTTCTCGATCTGGCCTTAAAAGAATTAGCGCTGCTCAAGCGCAATGGCGTGACGCCGGTCGAGCTGCAGCGCGCCAAAGAACAGGTCAAAGGCCATCTGGTGCTCAATCTCGAGGACAGCTCCAGCCGCATGGGCCGTCTCCTGAAATCTCTCTACAATTACGGCGAGATCCACACGGTCGAGGAGATCATGCAAAAAGTCGACGCGGTGACCGGCGACGATGTGCAACGTCTGGCCAATGAGGTTTTTATCAAAGAAGACCTGCAGCTCACCGCCATCGGCAATTTTGCCAAAGGCGGGTTTTTTCAGGAATTGGACTGCTAAGTTGTTTTTTTGACAGCAGTAAAGCACTGGCGTGGCGTATTGCTCGTTGACCTATTAGGCCAAGCTGACCTTTAGTTTTTTGCCAGTTGCCACGGCAATTTTATTCAGGAAATTCAGAGAGGGATTGTAATTGCCGCTTTCTAACCGGGAAATGTTGGACTGTTTGGTGCCGACCAATTCCGCCAGTTTTTTCTGGGTAAAGTTCTTTTCTTTCCGCGCCAAAATTATCTTTTCAATAATTGCATATTCTGTCTGATTGTTTTTCAATTCCTGACGGACTTCCTTGTTTTTCAGAATTATTTTTTTGGCTTTATTCCAATTCATTTGTTTTTCCTCAACTCATTATATCATATACGATATTCATGTCAAAAAGAAATGCTTGCCACAGCAAAGCAACCGTGCGAGTTGGTAGTCTGCCTTTTGACCATGATCTTTTGCCAAAGGCATTTTTTCTGAAATCCGCGCCCCAAAGTTACGATATCTAAATGTTATGAATACAAAATTGCTCAGCGATAAAAGCAATAATAAAACAGGCTTTAGGTCTAGTCCTAAAGCTGAACGAACATTGTGTGAAATGATTGTTTGGAGTTTTACAAATGAGTATTTGCCGCTAAAGAGAGGAGCAAATGTCCCCGACGCTGAAAGAAAGTTAGCGTATAAATGGATAAGACTACGACGAGTACAT from Candidatus Margulisiibacteriota bacterium harbors:
- a CDS encoding insulinase family protein produces the protein MDKTVKIKKLPSGLTVLVEEMPVRSAAVGILTGFGSKHERDFPGGIAHYIEHMLFKGTLRRSKADIAEQIDAVGGRINAHTGKEYTMYFSVVLDKYFELALDVLSDMYLNSAFDEAEIELERNVILEEINMYEDSPDEKIHDLACQNIWNGHILGNPIIGTEKSVSRISRADILNCLKGFYMPDNTIIAVAGRVTAEEVFRMIEAKFDGFRGKRQDYAEEPVKIVPGVKIVKKDTEQVHLCLSTRGVSYQSADRMALSLLSSVLGGSMSSRLFQNIREKKGLVYSIYTYPTFYLRTGLFTLYAGTQLKNARQVLDLALKELALLKRNGVTPVELQRAKEQVKGHLVLNLEDSSSRMGRLLKSLYNYGEIHTVEEIMQKVDAVTGDDVQRLANEVFIKEDLQLTAIGNFAKGGFFQELDC
- a CDS encoding helix-turn-helix domain-containing protein, translating into MNWNKAKKIILKNKEVRQELKNNQTEYAIIEKIILARKEKNFTQKKLAELVGTKQSNISRLESGNYNPSLNFLNKIAVATGKKLKVSLA